A stretch of Perognathus longimembris pacificus isolate PPM17 chromosome 1, ASM2315922v1, whole genome shotgun sequence DNA encodes these proteins:
- the Kif5a gene encoding kinesin heavy chain: MAETNNECSIKVLCRFRPLNQAEILRGDKFIPIFQGDDSVVIGGKPYVFDRVFPPNTTQEQVYHACAMQIVKDVLAGYNGTIFAYGQTSSGKTHTMEGKLHDPQLMGIIPRIARDIFNHIYSMDENLEFHIKVSYFEIYLDKIRDLLDVTKTNLSVHEDKNRVPFVKGCTERFVSSPEEILDVIDEGKSNRHVAVTNMNEHSSRSHSIFLINIKQENMETEQKLSGKLYLVDLAGSEKVSKTGAEGAVLDEAKNINKSLSALGNVISALAEGTKSYVPYRDSKMTRILQDSLGGNCRTTMFICCSPSSYNDAETKSTLMFGQRAKTIKNTASVNLELTAEQWKKKYEKEKEKTKAQKETIAKLEAELSRWRSGENVPETERLAGEDASLGPEVCEETPVNDNSSIVVRIAPEERQKYEEEIRRLYKQLDDKDDEINQQSQLIEKLKQQMLDQEELLVSTRGDNEKVQRELSHLQSENDAAKDEVKEVLQALEELAVNYDQKSQEVEEKSQQNQLLVDELSQKVATMLSLESELQRLQEVSGHQRKRIAEVLNGLMKDLSEFSVIVGNGEIKLPVEISGAIEEEFTVARLYISKIKSEVKSVVKRCRQLENLQVECHRKMEVTGRELSSCQLLISQHEAKIRSLTEYMQSVELKKRHLEESYDSLSDELAKLQAQETVHEVALKDKEPDTQDADEVKKALELQMESHREAHHRQLARLRDEINEKQKTIDELKDLNQKLQLELEKLQADYEKLKSEEHEKSAKLQELTFLYERHEQSKQDLKGLEETVARELQTLHNLRKLFVQDVTTRVKKSAEMEPEDSGGIHSQKQKISFLENNLEQLTKVHKQLVRDNADLRCELPKLEKRLRATAERVKALEGALKEAKEGAMKDKRRYQQEVDRIKEAVRYKSSGKRGHSAQIAKPVRPGHYPASSPTNPYGTRSPECISYTNNLFQNYQNLYLQPAPSSTSDMYFGNACTSSGATSSGGPLASYQKANMDNGNATDINDNRSDLPCGYEAEDQAKHFPLHQETAAS; the protein is encoded by the exons GGGAAACCATATGTCTTTGACCGTGTGTTCCCCCCAAACACGACCCAGGAGCAAGTCTACCATGCATGTGCCATGCAGATTGTCAAAG ATGTCCTTGCTGGCTACAATGGTACAATATTTGCATATGGACAGACATCCTCAGGGAAAACACATACCATGGAG GGAAAGCTGCATGATCCCCAGCTGATGGGAATCATTCCTCGAATTGCTCGGGACATCTTCAACCACATTTACTCTATGGATGAGAACCTTGAGTTCCACATCAAG GTTTCTTATTTTGAGATTTACCTGGACAAAATCCGTGACCTTCTAGATG TGACTAAGACAAACCTGTCTGTGCATGAGGACAAGAACCGGGTGCCATTTGTCAAG GGATGTACTGAACGCTTTGTGTCCAGCCCTGAGGAGATTTTGGATGTGATTGATGAAGGAAAATCCAATCGTCATGTGGCGGTCACCA ACATGAATGAACATAGCTCTCGAAGCCACAGCATCTTTCTCATCAATATCAAGCAGGAGAACATGGAGACTGAGCAGAAGCTCAGTGGGAAGCTGTATCTTGTGGACCTGGCAGGGAGTGAGAAG GTCAGCAAGACTGGAGCAGAGGGAGCTGTGCTGGATGAGGCAAAGAATATCAACAAGTCACTGTCGGCCCTGGGGAACGTCATCTCTGCACTGGCTGAGGGCACT AAAAGCTATGTTCCATATCGCGATAGCAAAATGACACGGATTCTCCAAGACTCTTTGGGAGGAAACTGcaggacaaccatgttcatcTGCTGCTCACCATCTAGCTACAATGATGCAGAGACCAAATCTACCCTGATGTTTGGGCAGCG AGCAAAGACCATTAAGAATACTGCCTCTGTGAATCTGGAGCTGACTGCTGAGCAATGGAAGAAGAAAtatgagaaggagaaggaaaagaccaAGGCCCAGAAGGAGACCATTGCCAAACTGGAGGCTGAGCTGAGCCGTTGGCGCAGTG GGGAGAATGTGCCTGAGACAGAGCGCCTGGCTGGGGAGGACGCGTCCCTGGGACCTGAGGTCTGTGAGGAGACCCCTGTGAACGATAACTCATCCATTGTGGTACGCATTGCACCTGAGGAGAGGCAGAAATATGAGGAGGAGATCCGCCGCCTCTATAAGCAGCTTGATGACAAG GATGATGAGATCAACCAGCAGAGCCAGCTCATCGAGAAGCTCAAGCAGCAAATGCTGGACCAGGAGGAG CTGCTGGTGTCCACTCGAGGAGACAATGAGAAGGTCCAGCGGGAGCTGAGCCACCTGCAATCGGAGAACGACGCTGCGAAGGATGAGGTGAAGGAAGTGCTGCAGGCCCTGGAGGAGCTGGCCGTGAACTATGACCAGAAGTCccaggaggtggaggagaagagCCAGCAGAATCAGCTTCTGGTGGATGAATTGTCCCAGAAGGTG GCTACCATGCTGTCCCTGGAGTCTGAGTTGCAGCGGCTCCAGGAGGTCAGTGGACACCAGCGAAAACGAATTGCTGAGGTGCTGAATGGGCTGATGAAGGACCTGAGTGAGTTCAGTGTCATCGTGGGCAACGGGGAGATTAAGCTG CCTGTGGAGATCAGCGGAGCCATCGAAGAGGAATTCACTGTGGCCCGGCTCTACATCAGCAAAATCAAATCAGAGGTTAAGTCTGTGGTCAAGCGGTGTCGGcagctggaaaatctccaggtGGAATGTCATCGCAAGATGGAGGTGACTGGGCGCGAGCTCTCCTCCTGCCAGCTCCTCATCTCGCAG CACGAGGCCAAGATCCGATCGCTTACGGAATACATGCAGAGTGTGGAGCTGAAGAAGCGGCACCTGGAAGAGTCCTACGACTCCCTGAGCGATGAGCTGGCCAAGCTCCAGGCCCAGG AAACTGTGCACGAAGTGGCCCTGAAGGACAAGGAGCCTGACACACAGGATGCAGATGAAGTCAAG AAGGCTCTGGAGCTGCAGATGGAGAGTCACCGGGAGGCCCATCACCGGCAGCTGGCCCGGCTCCGGGATGAGATCAACGAGAAGCAGAAGACTATTGATGAGCTCAAAGA CTTGAACCAGAAGCTTCAGTTAGAGCTGGAGAAGCTTCAGGCTGACTATGAGAAGCTAAAGAGTGAAGAACATGAGAAGAGTGCCAAGCTTCAAGAGCTGAC ATTTCTGTATGAGCGACATGAGCAGTCCAAGCAGGACCTCAAGGGGCTGGAGGAGACAGTT GCCCGGGAACTCCAGACCCTCCACAACCTTCGCAAGCTGTTCGTTCAAGACGTCACGACTCGAGTCAAGAAA AGTGCAGAAATGGAGCCCGAGGACAGTGGGGGGATTCATTCCCAAAAACAGAAGATTTCCTTTCTTGAGAACAACCTGGAACAACTTACAAAGGTTCACAAACAG CTGGTACGTGACAATGCAGATCTGCGTTGTGAGCTTCCTAAATTGGAAAAACGACTTAGGGCTACGGCTGAGAGAGTTAAGGCCTTGGAGGGTGCACTGAAGGAGGCCAAGGAGGGCGCCATGAAAGACAAGCGCCGGTACCAGCAGGAGGTGGACCGCATCAAGGAGGCTGTGCGGTACAAGAGCTCCGGCAAGCGAGGCCATTCTGCCCAGATTG CCAAACCTGTTCGGCCTGGTCACTATCCTGCATCTTCACCCACTAACCCCTATGGCACCCGGAGCCCTGAGTGTATAAGTTACACCAACAACCTTTTCCAGAACTACCAGAATTTGTACCTGCAGCCAGCACCTAGCTCCACGTCAGACATGTA CTTTGGTAACGCCTGTACCAGCAGTGGAGCCACATCCTCTGGTGGCCCCTTGGCTTCCTACCAGAAGGCCAACATGGACAATG GAAATGCCACAGATATCAACGACAATAG GAGTGATCTGCCATGTGGCTATGAGGCTGAGGACCAGGCCAAGCATTTTCCTCTCCACCAAGAGACAGCAGCCAGCTAA